The nucleotide sequence GTAGCCGTCGTCAAAAGCCTTGTCGCCCAATACTTCCAAGCCGCCATCTTGAGCAGAGCTCTCGCCGGTCGGCAGCCCGCGGTCATCGACCGCCAGGTGCCGCATCGCAGGTGTTTCGATGGTCCACTGCGCGCGCGGCACCTCGGGCACCTGAAGGTACGGATGAAAACCGAAGCACAGCGGCACGGCCTTGTCGGCCGTGGCCGCGACGGTGGTGTGCACAGTCAGTGTCCGGTCGGCCAGCGCCACCCGGACCACCAGTAGGTGCGGGAACGGAAAGCTGGCCAGCAGCGCCGGGTCGGCGCCGAAGTCCAATTCGGCGACCAGCTCGTGGGCCGATTCGGTCATCACCCGCCAACCGTCGTAGGCCGCGAGCACCCCGTGGATCGGCAACCCGTTGGGGTCGGCGCGCACGCCGTGCTCGCCCGGGGTCAGCGTCACGGTCGCGTCCTCGGCCGCATAGCTGTTGGCGCCCAACCGATTTGCCCACGGATACAGAATCGGGATGCCCATCGTCTTGCCGGCGCTGATGTAGGCGTCCAGGCCGCGCCGCTGGCCGAGCAGTTCCACGCCTTCGTCGGTCAGCGAGATGCCGATCATCCCGGCTTCGGGCACGAACTGAGCGGCGACCGACGACGACGGGTCGGTCAGTGTGACTGTGT is from Mycobacterium conspicuum and encodes:
- a CDS encoding aldose 1-epimerase gives rise to the protein MHTVTLTDPSSSVAAQFVPEAGMIGISLTDEGVELLGQRRGLDAYISAGKTMGIPILYPWANRLGANSYAAEDATVTLTPGEHGVRADPNGLPIHGVLAAYDGWRVMTESAHELVAELDFGADPALLASFPFPHLLVVRVALADRTLTVHTTVAATADKAVPLCFGFHPYLQVPEVPRAQWTIETPAMRHLAVDDRGLPTGESSAQDGGLEVLGDKAFDDGYDQLADGAVFAVSGGGRRIEVRFDYGFPAAQIFAPPAEDLVCFEPMAAPTDALRRGGYRVARPGEPAEAQFSIRV